The following coding sequences lie in one Amblyraja radiata isolate CabotCenter1 chromosome 20, sAmbRad1.1.pri, whole genome shotgun sequence genomic window:
- the nrip3 gene encoding nuclear receptor-interacting protein 3, with protein MFYSDILRESRQQQTDIREAASLRLQRRMKQAVQFIHKDSADLLPLDGLKKLGTSKETQPHNILQRRLLESNLSKFQANNRGTGPSNNSFPVQNKSFHQIKQEFHRRTHGDDDLIFVCCKCAGLETTLQIDTGSGYNLISTACVDNLGLMELVKTEKGETETMGMPFSLKVIGQMDNIAISIGQLDIKCSAIVVDDDKKILSLGLQTLRSLKCIIDMEKQYLILGEKEKEEIQFLNIDSRLNIDGSS; from the exons ATGTTTTACTCTGACATTCTGAGAGAAAGCCGACAGCAGCAGACAGACATTCGGGAGGCTGCTTCTCTGCGCCTGCAGAGGCGAATGAAACAAGCTGTCCAGTTCATCCATAAAGACTCGGCAGATTTATTGCCCTTGGACGGGCTAAAAAAACTGGGCACCTCCAAAGAAACC cAACCACATAATATTCTGCAAAGACGTTTACTAGAAAGCAACTTGTCAAAATTTCAAGCCAACAACCGAGGGACCGGGCCTTCTAACAATTCGTTTCCGGTGCAGAACAAGAGCTTTCATCAGATTAAACAAGAATTTCACAGAAGAACACATGGTGATGATGACCTGATATTTGTGTGTTGCAAG TGTGCTGGATTAGAGACGACGTTACAGATTGACACTGGCTCTGGATATAATCTCATTTCAACTGCCTGTGTGGATAATCTGGG GCTGATGGAACTTGTGAAAACAGAAAAGGGTGAAACTGAAACAATGGGTATGCCCTTTAGTTTAAAGGTCATTGGCCAAATGGACAATATTGCAATCTCTATAGGGCAACTCGATATTAAGTGTTCAGCAATTGTGGTGG ATGATGATAAGAAAATTCTCTCTCTTGGATTGCAGACCTTGAGATCTTTGAAG TGCATAATCGACATGGAAAAACAATATTTAATTcttggagagaaagagaaagaggagattcaATTTCTGAATATTGACAGCAGATTGAATATTGATGG CTCTTCTTGA